Proteins encoded within one genomic window of Gambusia affinis linkage group LG23, SWU_Gaff_1.0, whole genome shotgun sequence:
- the ints13 gene encoding integrator complex subunit 13 — MKMFSVAHKTVFVVDHCPYMAESSRQQVECDVLTKSRAQGVIPLAPVSKSLWTCAVECSMEYCRILFDVYPKDKLVNYIVSDSEFHILNTWRREDQSTHELMSALAAVGPPNPREDPECCSILHGLVAAVEALCKITELQHEKRTALMDTAERVANRGRIICLTNAKSDTHVRMLEDCIQETISEQNKLAAGSDRLMAIQQCDLVLVHIYPQGEETLVSDRPKKEISPLLTSEVYSVRAGRHLASKLNILVQQHFDLASTTITNIPMKEEQHANTSANYDVELLHHRDAHIEFFKSGDLHMAGTSTRENGVKETMTLKWCTPRTNSIELHYCTGAYRISPTDVNSRPSSCLTNFLLNGRSVLLEQPRKSGSKVISHMLSSHGGEIFLHVLNSNRSTLEDPPSISEGCGGRVTDYRITDFGEFMRDNRLTPVAESSHDPSGKLPVERAKAQLERYTRYWPMIISQTTIFNMQAVVPLANLIVKEVLTEEDLLTCQKTIYNLVDMERKNDPLPISTVGSRGKGPKRDEQYRIMWNELETLVKTHAGATDRHQRVLDCIVACRSKPPEEEERKKRGRKREEREDRTEKNGSKEAEDKSWQESERLKGLLEKEDQESEVIKDSPDSPEPLNKKPRLISEDVQPPERAKGPATLLSMWTNRITVANSRKHQEFFGRASSVNSKFELYQHLKEENGMDAHENGKATR, encoded by the exons atgaagatgttttcaGTAGCACACAAGACGGTCTTCGTGGTGGACCACTGTCCCTACATGGCCGAGTCCAGTCGTCAGCAGGTGGAGTGTGACGTGCTAACGAAGAGCCGAGCGCAAGGGGTCATTCCTCTGGCCCCCGTGTCCAAGTCCCTGTGGACCTGCGCCGTGGAGTGCTCCATGGAGTACTGCAGGATCCTCTTCGATGTTTACCCAAAGGACAAGCTG GTGAATTACATTGTGAGTGACTCAGAGTTCCACATATTAAACACATGGAGGCGAGAAGATCAGAGCACCCATGAA CTAATGTCGGCTCTGGCAGCTGTCGGGCCGCCAAATCCACGCGAGGACCCGGAATGCTGCAGCATCTTGCACGGCCTGGTCGCTGCCGTGGAGGCGCTGTGCAAGATCACGGAGCTGCAGCATGAGAAGCGCACGGCTTTAATGGACACAGCGGAGAGAGTGGCCAACAGAGGGCGAATTATCTGCTTAACTAACGCTAAAAG TGATACTCATGTGCGGATGTTGGAGGACTGCATCCAGGAAACcatttcagaacaaaacaagCTGGCAGCAGGCTCCGACAG GTTGATGGCCATCCAGCAGTGTGATCTGGTTCTAGTTCACATCTACCCACAGGGGGAGGAAACACTGGTGTCGGACCGACCCAAGAAAGAG ATCTCCCCGCTGCTCACTAGTGAAGTTTACAGCGTGCGTGCTGGGAGACATCTGGCTTCTAAACTCAACATTCTGGTCCAGCAGCACTTTGACTTGGCCTCCACCACCATAACAAACATCCCCATGAAG GAGGAGCAGCATGCCAACACATCAGCGAATTATGACGTGGAGCTCCTGCATCACCGAGACGCACACATTGAGTTCTTTAAAAGCG GGGACTTGCACATGGCGGGAACAAGCACTAGAGAAAACGGAGTGAAAGAGACGATGACGCTGAAATGGTGCACACCCCGGACGAACAGCATCG AACTGCATTACTGCACAGGAGCCTACCGCATCTCCCCTACAGACGTAAACAGTCGTCCATCGTCATGCCTGACAAACTTTCTTCTTAACG GGAGGTCAGTGTTACTAGAGCAGCCTAGAAAGtcggggtcaaaggtcatcagcCACATGCTCAGCAGCCACGGAGGCGAGATCTTCCTGCATGTCCTCAACAGCAACCGCTCCACCCTGGAGGACCCGCCCTCCATCAGCGAGGGCTGCGGCGGCCGAGTGACGGACTACAGAATCACC GACTTTGGTGAATTTATGAGGGACAACCGGCTCACCCCTGTGGCGGAGTCTTCTCATGATCCGTCAGGGAAACTGCCGGTAGAACGGGCCAAAGCTCAGCTGGAACGTTACACCAGATACTGGCCAATGATCATCTCCCAGACTACCATCTTCAACATGCAGGCG GTGGTGCCGTTGGCTAACCTCATAGTGAAAGAGGTTCTCACTGAGGAGGACTTGCTAACCTGCCAGAAAACCATCTACAACCTGGTTGACATGGAGAGGAAGAACGACCCGCTCCCCATTTCTACAGTCGGATCCAGAGGCAAAGGCCCCAAGAG GGATGAGCAGTACCGCATCATGTGGAACGAGCTGGAAACGCTGGTGAAGACGCACGCCGGCGCCACCGACAGGCACCAAAGAGTTCTGGACTGCATCGTCGCCTGCCGCAGCAAACctccagaggaagaggagaggaagaagagagggaggaagagggaaGAGAGGGAGGACAGGACAGAGAAAAATGGCAGCAAAGAGGCAGAAGATAAAAGCTGGCAGGAATCTGAAAG ACTAAAGGGTTTGCTGGAGAAGGAGGATCAGGAATCCGAAGTGATCAAAGATTCCCCGGACTCACCGGAGCCGCTCAACAAGAAGCCTCGCCTGATCTCAGAGGACGTTCAGCCTCCAGAGAGAGCAAAAG GTCCTGCCACACTCCTCAGCATGTGGACCAATCGGATCACTGTGGCCAATTCTAGGAAGCACCAGGAGTTTTTTGGAAGAGCAAGCTCGGTGAACAGCAAGTTCGAGTTGTACCAGCACCTGAAGGAGGAGAACGG GATGGATGCCcatgaaaatggaaaagctACCAGATGA